The following proteins are encoded in a genomic region of Triticum dicoccoides isolate Atlit2015 ecotype Zavitan chromosome 1B, WEW_v2.0, whole genome shotgun sequence:
- the LOC119338286 gene encoding protein STRICTOSIDINE SYNTHASE-LIKE 7-like, whose translation MLYLYINTEASALKVNTLFTEAASSDKCKGLTASARRSCSARCPSQAPSSAMATGLGVAAKAVLLVLAPVVISVALYSPKDFSPAELPPEHSFGADVSAPRHDARVLAASERIGEGLLPGPEDLAYDAAGGWLYTGCADGWVRRVSVPGGDVEGWAYTGGRPLGVVLAGDGGIVVADADKGLLKVRQDKTVELLTDAAEGLKFALTDGVDIAADGTIYFTDASYKYSLAHHFLDVLEARPHGRLMSFDPSTHRTSVLARDLYFANGVAVAPDQDSLIFCETVMRRCSRYHIRGDKAGTVESFIDSLPGFPDNIRYDGEGRYWIALSAGRTLQLDVLMWSPLLRKLVYMVEKYVMAVPQGLRDAGTMSVALNGEPVTMYTDPGLALATGWLKVGGYLYYGSLASSYISRVDLTKSSIEA comes from the exons ATGCTCTATCTATACATAAATACAGAAGCTTCCGCGCTGAAGGTAAACACTCTGTTCACGGAGGCGGCCAGCTCAGACAAGTGCAAAGGTCTCACTGCCTCGGCACGTCGTTCGTGCAGTGCAAGGTGTCCCTCCCAGGCTCCCAGCTCTGCCATGGCGACCGGGCTAGGAGTCGCCGCGAAGGCCGTGCTGCTGGTGCTAGCGCCGGTGGTGATCTCCGTGGCGCTCTACAGCCCCAAGGACTTCTCTCCGGCGGAGCTGCCACCCGAGCACAGCTTCGGCGCTGACGTGTCCGCGCCGCGGCACGACGCCCGCGTGCTGGCCGCGAGCGAGCGGATCGGGGAGGGGCTGCTCCCGGGCCCCGAGGACCTGGCGTACGACGCCGCCGGCGGGTGGCTGTACACGGGGTGCGCCGACGGGTGGGTCCGCCGGGTGAGCGTGCCTGGCGGGGACGTGGAGGGCTGGGCCTACACCGGCGGCCGGCCGCTCGGCGTCGTGCTCGCGGGCGACGGCGGCATCGTCGTGGCGGACGCGGATAAG GGTTTGCTGAAGGTTAGGCAGGACAAGACGGTGGAGCTGCTGACGGACGCGGCGGAGGGCCTCAAGTTCGCCCTGACGGACGGCGTGGACATCGCCGCCGACGGCACCATCTACTTCACCGACGCCTCGTACAAGTACAGCCTCGCTCACCACTTTCTGGACGTGCTCGAGGCACGGCCCCACGGCCGGCTCATGAGCTTCGACCCCTCCACGCACCGGACCTCCGTGCTCGCGCGCGACCTCTACTTCGCCAACGGCGTCGCCGTCGCGCCGGACCAGGACTCGCTCATCTTCTGTGAGACGGTCAT GAGGAGGTGCTCGAGGTATCACATCAGGGGCGACAAGGCAGGCACGGTGGAGAGCTTCATCGACAGCCTGCCGGGGTTCCCGGACAACATCCGATACGACGGCGAGGGCCGGTACTGGATCGCGCTCTCGGCG GGGAGGACGCTGCAGTTGGACGTGTTGATGTGGTCGCCCTTGCTGCGGAAGCTCGTGTACATGGTGGAGAAGTACGTGATGGCGGTGCCGCAGGGCCTGAGGGACGCGGGGACGATGAGCGTGGCTCTCAACGGGGAGCCGGTGACCATGTACACTGACCCGGGACTCGCGCTCGCCACCGGCTGGCTCAAGGTCGGGGGCTACCTCTACTACGGGTCGCTGGCAAGCTCGTACATCAGCAGGGTCGACCTCACCAAATCATCCATCGAAGCCTAG